The following are encoded together in the Vigna unguiculata cultivar IT97K-499-35 chromosome 2, ASM411807v1, whole genome shotgun sequence genome:
- the LOC114174533 gene encoding uncharacterized protein LOC114174533, which translates to MCIQYPDGECELKSGLIHLLPKFHGLAGEDPYHHLKEFHVVCSSMRPTTVTEEHIKLKAFPFSLQDAAKNWLYCLPPGSINTWETLKRLFLEKFFPASRVAAIRKDIYGIRQQERESLHEYWERFKKLCASCPHHQINEHLLIQYFYEGLSIMDRQMIDAASGGSLVDKTPTNARQLIETMASNHQQFFTRSNSITLLKGTHGVEASYVADHKKLEGKLDDLAAMVRTLTDLQKKPIPSTLCGICASTNHPTEACSMLKETGTLDNEQPQEYAANIYGNNRPPRQQYNHDLSSNKYNPDWKEYPSQKWGNQQPQHQQVYVPPQQRQQPQPATTSGDSNMEAMMKMMADMMKGQINELKQTMEATNQNLQNQIGQMANELNQMKSQQGSSNLPAQTVINPRNVSAITLRSVVPNDERGRLDEATQATSEMPTPSDNSRLVSPNTSSENPSPYSPPPPYPNRLKPKTKKMEELDKEILNTFKKVEINIPLLDAVRQIPKYAKFLKELCTHKRRIMDKEVVNMGRNVSSLIKKPAVRMPQKCKDPGMFSVPCIIGSTNFDNAMLDLGASINVMPLYVFTSLHLGPLKSTGVVIQLANRSTVNPAGVLEDVLVRVDKLIFPTDFYILDMKDDEGMSSTTIILGRPFMMTARTKIDVHAGSLTMEIGDEKVQFNVLEAMKHPIEDHSLFCIDLLSNVVNNYAFGLLDVLSGFSSSLDFSKEVTKLLQAGIIYPISDSTWVSPVHVVPKKSGITVVKNEKNELIPTRIQNSWRVCIDYRRLNQATRKDHFPLPFMDQMLDRLASKSHYCFLDGFSGYFQICIALEDQHKTTFTCPFGTYAYRKMPFGLCNAPGTFQRCMMSIFTDLLEHCIEVFMDDFSGYGSSFDHCLSNLARILERCEETNLVLNFEKCHFMVEQGIVLGHVVSKNGISVDPAKIDIISQLPYPSSVKEVRSFLGHAGFYRRFIKDFS; encoded by the exons atgtgcatccaatatccagatggagaatgtgagcttaagtctgggttaatccatcttttacccaaattccatggattagcaggagaagacccgtaccatcacttgaaggaatttcatgttgtttgttcatccatgagacctacaacggtgacagaggaacatatcaagcttaaggcttttccattctcattgcaagatgccgctaagaattggttatactgccttccgccaggatccatcaatacctgggagactctgaaaagattatttctggaaaagttttttccagcatctagagttgctgctattcgcaaagatatttatgggataaggcaacaagaaagagaaagtcttcacgagtattgggaaagattcaaaaagttatgtgcttcatgtcctcatcaccaaataaacgagcatctcctcattcaatacttttacgagggattgagtatcatggatagacaaatgatagatgctgcaagtggagggtcattggtggacaaaacgccaacgaatgcaagacaattgattgaaactatggcttcgaaccatcaacaatttttcacaaggagtaattctataactctattgaagggaacccatggagtagaagcttcatatgttgcagatcacaagaaattagaagggaagttggatgacttagcggcaatggtaaggaccttgacagacttacagaaaaagcctattccttctactttatgtggaatttgtgcttctactaatcatcctacagaggcttgttctatgttaaaagagacagggacgttagacaatgaacaacctcaagaatatgctgcaaacatctatggcaataatagaccacctcggcagcaatacaaccatgatttgtcctccaacaagtacaacccagattggaaggaatatcccagccagaaatggggaaatcaacagcctcaacaccaacaagtctatgttccacctcaacagaggcaacaaccacaaccagcgacaacctctggtgattcaaacatggaggcaatgatgaaaatgatggctgacatgatgaagggacaaatcaatgagttgaaacagacaatggaagcaaccaatcagaacttgcaaaatcagattggacaaatggcaaatgagttaaatcagatgaagtctcaacaaggctcaagcaatttgcctgcacaaactgtaatcaacccgagaaatgtaagtgctattactttaagatcgg ttgtacctaatgatgaaagaggaagattagatgaagcaacacaagcaacatctgagatgcctacacccagtgataactccaggttggtatcccctaatacttcctctgaaaatccttctccttattctcctcctcctccctatccaaaccgtttgaaaccaaaaactaaaaagatggaggagttagacaaagaaatcctgaatactttcaagaaagtggagataaacatccctttgttggatgctgtgagacaaattcctaaatacgccaagtttctcaaagaattatgtacacataaaaggcgtattatggacaaagaggtagtgaacatgggaaggaatgtctctagcttaattaagaagcctgcagtcagaatgccgcaaaagtgtaaggatccaggtatgttttctgttccctgcattataggaagtactaactttgacaatgctatgttagatttaggagcttctattaatgtaatgcctttatatgtttttacttcacttcatcttggacctcttaagtctactggtgtggtcattcaattggccaaccgtagcacagttaaccctgcaggtgtgctagaagatgtgcttgtccgtgtggacaagttaatttttcctacagatttctatatcttggacatgaaggatgatgaaggaatgagttcaaccacaatcatcttgggaagaccattcatgatgacagcacgtaccaagatagacgtgcatgcaggatccttaactatggagataggagatgagaaggtgcagttcaacgtgctagaagccatgaagcacccaattgaagaccattctttgttttgcattgatttattgagtaatgtagtgaacaattatgcttttggacttttggacgttttatctggtttttcttcttctttggatttttct aaagaagtcaccaagttgctacaagcaggtattatatatcctatttctgacagcacttgggtgagtcctgtacatgtggtccccaagaaatctgggatcaccgtggtcaagaatgagaagaacgagttgattcctactcgtattcagaatagctggagggtatgtattgattatagaagactaaaccaggccaccaggaaggaccactttcctttaccattcatggaccagatgttagatcgattggcaagtaagtctcattactgttttcttgatggattctctgggtattttcagatttgtattgccctagaggatcaacataagactacttttacttgtccattcggtacatatgcttataggaaaatgccatttggcctttgcaatgctcctggaacatttcagcgatgtatgatgagtatttttacagatttgttggagcattgtattgaggtttttatggatgattttagtggatatggttcatcttttgatcactgcttgtctaatcttgctagaatcttggagagatgtgaagaaactaaccttgttctaaattttgaaaaatgtcattttatggtggaacaaggtatagttttaggtcacgttgtttccaagaatggtatatctgtagatcctgctaaaattgatattatttcacaattgccttacccctcttctgtgaaagaggttcgatcttttcttggacatgcaggattttacaggaggtttatcaaggacttcagc
- the LOC114173312 gene encoding dirigent protein 10-like, with translation MRDVLNGSSTQYSEKPTTVNVTDQIPQSTATIPLNNAPSKTLDLSTIGFSFPTRATLQELEYGSITSIDEDMLESDGDKVKNVGKAEGVYVVSSKDGSSHIVAITASFLKGDALRLFGVLKIDVFESHVAIIGGTRKYYDANGYVAVKVVHKVGSKDG, from the coding sequence atgAGGGATGTGTTGAATGGTAGTAGCACACAATATTCAGAGAAACCAACAACTGTAAATGTGACTGATCAAATACCCCAATCCACTGCAACAATTCCACTGAATAATGCACCTTCTAAAACCCTTGATCTGTCTACTATTGGGTTCTCTTTTCCCACCAGAGCAACACTTCAAGAGCTGGAGTATGGATCAATAACATCCATAGATGAGGATATGCTCGAAAGTGATGGAGATAAAGTGAAAAACGTTGGAAAAGCAGAAGGAGTTTATGTTGTTAGTTCTAAGGATGGAAGTAGCCACATAGTGGCTATCACTGCAAGTTTCTTGAAGGGTGATGCACTAAGACTTTTTGGAGTGCTCAAGATTGATGTGTTTGAGTCACATGTTGCTATTATTGGAGGAACTAGGAAGTACTATGATGCTAATGGCTATGTTGCAGTTAAGGTTGTCCACAAAGTAGGTTCAAAAGATGGATAA